The sequence below is a genomic window from Macadamia integrifolia cultivar HAES 741 chromosome 1, SCU_Mint_v3, whole genome shotgun sequence.
GAGTGCTACCGTTGTTCAAAAATTTGGGCACAAGGCAAAGGAGTGCTACTAGAAGACCCAATGCAGCTGTGGCCGACGAGTTGCTGAAGAGCCTAAAGAGGATTAGAGAGGAAAGCTGAATCCTGTGGACTCAAATGACTAAAACCATGATAATGAAGCTTATAGTAAGGAAGATGAAGTCATCAGACACGTCAATTTAGTTAAAAGAATCCTAGTGCCATAAAAtaaggtgaagattggtggcaATGCATTTGCATCTTTGATACACTTACAAAATGTGAAGAACAAAAGTTAGATAAGCCACCATTGATTATTAGTCAGtcaatttatttttggagtttttagAAGTCTATATCATAGCAAGATTGACAAATGATCAGTGCATGTGCCTTCCTACAAAGGAATTTAATCTTTGAGATTGCTATTGGCCTAGATTCCAATACCCCTTTCTCTGAAGGTGTCAATTCCTGGAGTTATGTTGGTGTGAATTCCAACAAATCTATCTTCCACTCTTTTGTAAGTTGGTAGcttaaaaaaagggtgtactgagtgcatgaggctccctccactgtggggtctagggaggatcataatgtatgcagccttacccccgctttgcGGAGAGGTTGCTTCCCGACTTGAACCCACatccactaggtcgcaatgaaGCAACCTTGCCATTGTGCTGAGGCTTGCAATGGTAGACTATTTCATTGTACTTCCTTATATTTGCATAATCCAATTTTCTAGCCTTATGCTCTACTATGTTATCCTAAACCACTCTAAACCCTTCAATGATGCTTTATTATGCCCACTCAAGTTGACCAATCGATACCGTGTTACCTTCCCGTGCTGGTTAAAATTTAGAAGGAAAAGTTTGTGCTAAACTTTCAGCCTTGAAACCTCAAGTATTCTTGATGCCAAGCCCCAACTATACTTTTGTCTCCATTTGTGCTCAGCCTGATCTTTTATCCTTCTGAAAGCAAACCCTTCTGAGATGTCCAGCACAAAAGTACCTTTAACTTGTTCAATCTACTGATGAAAGGGGGAAAGCAAAAAAAGGTGGGGGGAAGCAATGTATGAATCTTCTTTTTCTGTACCTAGGCTCAGATGAGAGAAAGGATTAGGATGTTGGGGAAACTAGTTCTGGTGATTTTGACAGGGTAGGGTAGACTAATAGAAATTCTATCCATCTTATTTACTAATGATTACAATCCAATTTTTTAAGGAAAACTTGTCCTGTTTCTTCGGATaaacatttttccttcttcaaagTTTCAGTTGAACTTTAGTGCACTTCTTTGGAATTCATTAAATCTATTCACAATTGTTCTCTTAAATATGTTCTCTGCAGAACCTAAAATTCAGTTTGAGAATGTTTGTAGGACGTGGAATTGTTAGTATTGCCCTCAGCCTTCTGCTTCATTGGTCCAACTGTCCTGTCAGGAGTTATGCTATAAGCAACatcccccctccaaaaaaagaaaggaaaaggactCTATCTGGGAGCATAGGTGCTTCGCCCAGaccgggggggggggttgaaatGACCACCCCGCAAGGTGGAAATGCCCACCCCGCAAGGTGGAAATGCCCACCCTGTTGATGGTTCCAGGTGCGCCCTCATTGCCCCCCGCGCTGGTGTAAGAGCCACACTCCTGGATTGAAACTCTTCCCCAAaagtaaaattatatatatactatatagGTTGTACCTAACTCCACCAGCATTTGCTACCGATCCCCAGCTGGATAAAGGAGGAGGTTTGGTGCGTCATGTTGGCAATTGGCACTGGAAAAACGTAGCCAAACCCTTTTACATGGATTCTATAATGTTATATTTTCAACAATATGCTAGGGCGTTCCTTTCCAGAATAAGCGGCACACTGCACTATGACCTGGGTGTTGTGAAAACTATGCAAGGGTTAGCTAGGGTGTCCCCTATAAGTGACCATGTTGGCACCCCCTATGTGGGAACAAGTAGGCAAGGGTTCTCACACCATGTATGAGTGCGGTTAAAGAAGCTAGTTCAAAAGCACATAATCAGATTAGGATCTTGGAACATTGGATATTTAATGGGTAAGAGTCCAGAATTGATAGATgttaagaggagaagaagatcaaCATAACTTGtattcaagagactagatggaaagGTAGAAAAACTAAGGATTTAGACAACTTTAAACTTTGTATATGGGGCATAAAAGTAATAGAAGTGGACTGGATGGTAGTGgataaataaagaatgatgtggtggATGTTAAAAGATTTGGATATAGGATTATATCCATCAAGCATGTGTTAGAGAAAGATGCACGCCTCAAGTAGAATTGGATGAAAGTGATAAGTTACAATTTTGGTAACACATGGATGGATTAGTGCCAGGTTTTAATCAATGAGATGATAGTATTATAGGGGTGATTTGAATAGACATGTTAGGAAAGATCGTAGAGGCTATGAAGGTGTATATGGAGGATATGGTTTTGgagagaggaatgaggaggggatctcaattttttattttccgtGGCTAGTGTTTATCCATTGTAAACACTTactttaaagagagagagagagagagagagagagagagagagagagagtttagttAACATCAAAAGTGGGTATTATAGTtgccaaatagatttcttatTTACTAGAAAGTACAATAGGTTGTTATATAAGGACTGTAAGGTTATACTAAGGGAGAGCCTAACTACACAACATAGATTAGTGGTAATGGATATGTGCCTCACTATGCAGAATCATAAGAAAGCTGAACTTATTTTCCCCCAGGAAAAGTGGGTGGAGCTTAAAAGGAGACTTTCAATATTTATTGATaaagtggtcaaacaaggaaagtgggaCTTTAAGGGAGACACCAATACAATGTGGAACGAGATGACTTATTGTATTAAGAAGGTTGCTAAATATTTCCTAAGCTAATCGAAAGGAAAACTTCATTCCTCTAGGAGACTTGGTGATAGGGATGAGGTTCAAATAGtcattaagactaagaaagctagttttaagaCATGGCAAAGGATTAAGGATGTAGAGGATTGACAAAGGTATAAATTTGCTAGAAATAAATCTAAGAAGATTGTGGGAAAAGCAAGAGAGAAGAAATATGATAATCTTTATACAATTTATGCATAAAGGAAGGGGGAAAGCTATCTATAAGATAGTTAAAATGATGGAAATGAAGAGTAGAGATCCCGACCATGTTAGATTTATTGAAAATGAATATGGTAAAGTACTAATAAAGGATGAGGACATTAAGGAAGACACATTGAGTAATAGTGTCTAGAAGATTACATTACCCATCAAAACACCTCATTTCATAGATATATACAAAAAATTAGGGCGTCTAAACTAAAAGAGGCTTTAAAGAGGATGAAAGTATTAAGTACACAAGGTCTAGATGAGGTCCCGATAGAAATGTGGAAAAGCTTAGGAATTTGTGGTGAATCTTGGCTAACCAAgctgtttaataagattatgagcataAGGAAGATTttagatgaatggaggagaagcattgtggttccgaTTTACAAAAATAGATGTACTATTCAAAgaacaactatagaggcataaaaataatgagtcatactataaaATTATGGGAGAGTGTTGTTGAAACCTACCTGAGACAAGAAACTCCTATTATAGAGAACCAGTTTGGTTGTATGCTAGTAAGATCCCTGACATAAGCTATTTACTTACTTAGGGGACTCGTGAAGTATTTAAAGATTGCAAGaaagatctccatatggtctttattgatctAGAAAAAGCTTATAACAGAGTTCCTAAAGAGTTAATCTGGaaagtactagagaagagaagtgtttcaagtaaatatgtggacataattaaagatatgatTGATGGTGTTGTGACTAGTGTAAATACTGTGGTattcaaggtagtgaattcccaattacaattgggttacatcaaggatcaactttaagcccttatttgtatGCGCTTATGATGGATGATTTAATTAGGGACACTCAAGATGGAGTTCATTGGTGTATGGTTTTCGctcatgatattgttttggtggatgagacaaaagcagggattaacgccatgttggagttatggtgatcaaccttggaataaaaaatttttaaaataagtaGAGCAAAGACGatgtatatggtgtgtaactttagttacactagGACGGCTAATgatgtggtgaaaattgatgagtgGGAGATTCCACAAAGTGCTTATTTAGGTAATTGGGCTTagtcataaataaagaaggtgatacagaggatgatgtttcacagataattaaaataggatgaatGAAGTGGAGTGGTGGTCCGGAGTGTTTTGTGAtcaacatattcctttaaaacttaaaggaaatttttattgGACAGTCATACGACTGGCTATGATATATGGTGCGGAATGTAtggcagttaagaagcatcatatagatTCATTGTaatggagatgaggatgttgagatggatgagtggcaaaactagaaaggataaagtaagaaacgatcatattagagctgatttgagagtgtttgaggtggcatggccattttcaatggaggcctttggatgctccactatggaggagtgatttgattcaaattgaaggaattaAAAGACCTAAGTGCAGACTTGAAAAGAcattaggagaagtggtgaggaaagacatgcatagtttaggctTTATATCAAGTAAGGCcttgaatagagttgattggagggcaaggattctTGTAACCGacaccatttagttgggataaggctgagtagttGTTGTATACAGGTTGTACCTAACCAAAGGTTGATTTCAGCCATTTAGGTGGTTCTGATTTTGAACTTAGCCACTCTCCTCGGGCtttgacattttatattttattctcaATTTTCATCCATGACCTTAGGATCTGAATGTCTGGTCCAGTTCTAGTTCGACAATTCAGCTGAACAGTCTTTGACCAAATCAGTTGTATTATATGAAAGGCATTCTAGAAGTTGGTACAACTAGAACAGGGACCACTGGATGGTTGACAGGTCTGATTTCAAAGAACTGCAGTTTAGATTTGAAAGGCAGTCGGACTAGCAGGTCTTAAATTTTTCCCTGCACTCAAAATGCAAAACTGTATTTTTAACAATTGCCCcagattttattatattttgatgcTCAGTCATTTTTACCCCCTTGCACCTTTTGATTGGATGGAAATATGGGACTAAAGGATTTCTGCAACTGAGTATTGAGAGGTAAACCCTGTATTACACATGTAATAAGGATCTGATAAGGGTCTTTAGTGTTATATTTGTTGAACCTGAAGAGGATTCATAGTCTCAGGAGTATGTATGATTGTTAggaatgccttttttttttttgggagaaagatGAAATGCTTTACCCTTTCTTCCACATTCTTTATCGTTTCGTAGCCGCTGATCCCAAGCCCCTAGAGGGTGGGTTGGGGTGCCTAAATTGTCATTACTATCTCAAATTATCTAGCGGCTAATTGTCTAAATATGTCAACTGCTTTGGGTTTTATCTGTACCTTAAGTTCATTTAAAAATGAGGAGCCGCCACCTTTCTCAGTGAAGATCATAATCAAGTACTGAGAGCAAATAAATGAATGAAGAGGAACCGAGGAGAATGTTGGGTTTTTGTTCATCAGAAAAAATAATCTTAATGATTTTATGTTTGCTTTGCCTTTAATTTTTCACTCTTCTGTTTTCCAAATCATGAAATTCAAAACATGGTTTTAAATCTAGTTTAGGCCCCAATTAATGTTCAAGCAATAATTATTTTTGCTTCCATTTTGAAGGTGAGAAATGGGTCGAAAACAAGGTGGATTGTATATAAATCCAAAGAAGTTTGGAACTCTTAGGAAACCTTGCATGAAGGAGATGGTAACATTCCTGAATTGTTTGGCGCTGAACCAGAACAATGATGGTAAATGTGTTCGGCAGAA
It includes:
- the LOC122075707 gene encoding uncharacterized protein LOC122075707 — encoded protein: MGRKQGGLYINPKKFGTLRKPCMKEMVTFLNCLALNQNNDGKCVRQKELLSACMDAQTGKSRKPWGSINYHLQRLSRGRK